A part of Ziziphus jujuba cultivar Dongzao chromosome 8, ASM3175591v1 genomic DNA contains:
- the LOC107414699 gene encoding UDP-glucuronate 4-epimerase 5, which translates to MDKPMFAHRNRYYLTSKLIFWFTIFIFLILLYCLRSCFYYYSSSNRPRHILQSGWDSLVAQSATPADPDCNLSILVTGAAGFVGFHVSLALKKRGDGVVGVDNFNRYYDPSLKRDRAKILERNGVFVVEADINDSELLEKLLSIGKFTHVVHLAAQAGVRYAMKNPDSYIHSNIAGLISVLESIKSANPQPALIWASSSSVYGLNSKVPFSEKDRTDQPASLYAATKKAGEEIAHAYNHIYGISITGLRFFTVYGPWGRPDMAYFSFTKDILKRKRIMIYEGPNQRSVARDFTYVDDIVKGCLAALDTAEKSTGSGGKKTGPAQLRVYNLGNTSPVMVKKLVSILEKLLKVEARKQVLPMPRNGDVMFTHANLSLAETELGYKPTTDLQTGLKNFVKWYLYYYYFQSEKSVM; encoded by the coding sequence atggACAAACCCATGTTTGCCCATCGAAACCGCTACTATTTAACTAGCAAGCTCATCTTCTGGTTCACAATCTTCATATTTTTAATCCTTCTCTATTGTCTTAGATCTTGCTTCTATTACTACTCTTCTTCGAACCGACCTCGTCATATTCTCCAAAGCGGTTGGGACAGTCTCGTTGCGCAATCGGCGACACCAGCAGACCCCGACTGCAATCTCTCCATCCTCGTCACCGGTGCCGCCGGTTTCGTCGGTTTCCACGTCTCGCTGGCCCTGAAGAAACGCGGTGACGGCGTCGTCGGCGTCGACAATTTCAACAGGTACTACGACCCGTCGTTGAAACGCGACCGTGCCAAAATCCTCGAACGCAATGGGGTTTTCGTCGTCGAAGCAGACATTAACGATTCAGAGCTTCTCGAGAAGCTTCTTTCAATTGGCAAATTCACACACGTCGTGCATTTGGCCGCTCAGGCCGGAGTTCGATACGCCATGAAAAACCCAGATTCATACATCCACAGCAACATAGCCGGACTAATTTCAGTCCTCGAATCCATCAAATCGGCGAACCCACAACCGGCATTGATCTGGGCATCGTCTAGTTCGGTCTACGGATTGAATTCCAAAGTACCCTTTTCGGAGAAAGACCGTACGGATCAACCGGCGAGCTTATACGCAGCGACGAAGAAAGCCGGTGAAGAAATTGCACATGCTTACAATCATATATACGGAATTTCAATCACAGGGTTGAGGTTTTTCACTGTTTATGGTCCATGGGGTCGACCCGATATGGCGTATTTCTCATTCACCAAGGATATATTGAAGAGAAAGAGGATTATGATCTATGAAGGTCCTAATCAACGATCGGTGGCTAGAGATTTCACCTACGTTGATGATATTGTGAAAGGCTGTCTGGCTGCTTTGGATACGGCGGAGAAGAGTACCGGAAGTGGTGGGAAAAAAACAGGGCCGGCTCAGTTACGGGTTTATAATCTCGGAAATACATCGCCGGTGATGGTGAAGAAGTTAGTGAGCATATTGGAGAAGCTGTTGAAGGTGGAGGCTAGGAAGCAAGTGTTGCCGATGCCCAGGAATGGGGATGTTATGTTTACACATGCGAATCTAAGCTTGGCGGAGACAGAGCTTGGTTATAAGCCTACCACGGATTTGCAAACTGGGTTGAAAAATTTTGTAAAGTGGTATCTTTATTATTACTACTTTCAATCTGAGAAGAGTGTTATgtag